Within the bacterium genome, the region TCCTCGCGCAAATTCAAAAGTTATGGGGATTTTCAAAACATTCGTAGTAAACTCTGAAAGCTGAACCAAATGTTTATAATTTAATTTTGATACTACGGTTAAAATATGAACGGTTAAGTTAGGATGCTTTGTGGAAAGTTTTTTTAATTCTTTCAATGTTTTAACGGCTTCATTAAAGCACCCTTCCTTGCCTCTTATTTTATCGTGTATATCTTCTACTCCATCAATTGATATCTGGAAATGAAGATTACTATTCACATTTTTAAGTATAGACTCCGTAGTTTCAATAATTTTGGAAGAAGGCACCCCGTTAGTCATAAAATGGAAATTCATCGGTTTGTTTTTATCGTAAAATGTCTTACATATTTCGACAATTTGTGAGTGCAAAAAAGGTTCTCCCCCCGTAATTAAAATAGACGAGAGCGGGGACTTCAAAGAGCCTGCAATCTTGCCAATCTCTTCCAAATTAAGCGTGTTTTCATCCTTGCTCAGACTTTTCCAATAAAAACAATGTTTACAATGCATATTACATTTATTGGTTATGAAATAAATCAGGACTAATGGGGTTTTAAGTTTATTCTTTACCTTGAGATACATCTTCGTTTTTCTCGGGAAAGAAAGTAATTTATCAAAATTCATTTTTATCTTTGCGGCCTCAGCAATCTTGCGTTGAAAATATTCACCGCAGAGACGCAGAGTTCGCAGAGTCTACAATTTATTTACTATCCTCTTTATACCATCTTTTAAAATAGGGACATTAAAATTTATAAGCAATCCTACTTTTATTCCTGTCAATTTCAAATATGTTAGAACTTGAGCTTGATGAATTGGGAGTAGAGCTTCAATAGATTTCAATTCAACAATTACACAATTTTCAACGACTAAATCAAGACGGTATCCACAATCTAAACGAACACCTTTATACTCTACCGGTAAAGGTATTTGCCTTTCAAAAGAAAGTTTATTTAGAGTTAGTTCTCTGCAAAAACATTCTTCATAGGGGGATTCTAATAATCCGGGGCCTAAGGTTTTATGCATTTCAATTGCTAAACCAATTACTTTCTCGGACACTTCATTTTCTTTTATCATATTAGTTCTTTTTAAACCCTAACCTGCTTTCTCTATTTATTTCTTTTTCCATTTTTCAACTCTCAAACTTTCCGTTTTTCCTCTCTGTGTCCTCTGTAGTTACTGTTTCTGTTCTTTTCCTTTTTATTCTCTGCGTTCTCTGCGGCTCTGCGGTGAAAATCTTCTCTTCTTAGTTATATTAATTAAATATATAGGCGTAATTTTCCAGTTATTTTTTCAATTTATTAAACAATGCGCAAGCTTCTTCCAACCCTATACCATTATGAACAATAGCTTTTATTGTTTTCATTGCCGCAACAGGATACTCCGATTGAAATATATTTCTTCCCATATCCACACCTTTTGCTCCTTTTTGAATCGCATTATATGCCAATTTGAACGCTTCTTCCTCGGGAAGTTTTTTCCCTCCCGCAATAACAATGGGAACGGGACAACTTTCTATAACCTTTTCAAATTCCTCACAATAATAAGTTTTTACTATATGCGCTCCGATTTCAGCCGCAATACGGCAAGCTAATGCTAAATACCTTACATCTCTTACCATATTTTTACCGACTGCAGTAACTGCAAGAACTGCTATACCATATTCTTCGGCTTCATCAACAAGTTTAGCCAAATTCAATAACGTCTCTTTTTCATTAGGAGCGCCTACGAATATGGATAACGCTACGGCCGAAGCGTTCAGCCTAACTGCTTCTTTAATTGATGTAGTAATTCCTTCATTGGATAAATCTTCATCCAGAATGCTTGTTCCGCCTGAAACTCTCAATACGATTGGTATATTATTATCCGGTTTTACGGATGTTCTGAGTATCCCGCGGGTAAGCATTAAGGAATCCGCATATTCAATCAAAGGAGTAACGGTTTTTGATGGGGTTTCCAACCCGCTTATCGGACCTAAAAAGTAACCATGGTCAACGGCAAGCATCACCGTGCGTCCCGTTTCTTTATTAAATATTCTATTGATTCTATTGCTTAATCCCCAATCCATTTACTCCCCCTTTTTACGTTAAAACTTATTTTATTAATACTATTTTTTTTGTTTCATTATAAGTTCCGGCATTAAATTTAACAAAATATATCCCGGCAGGATAATCTTTGAATTCCAATTTTTCTTCATACCGACCGGGCAATTTTTCACACTCTATTAATGTTTTTACACATCGCCCGGAAAGGTCAAAGAGCTTTAATGAAACATTACTCTTCAAAGGTATCTGGTAACTAATAATTGTTGACTTTATAAATGGATTTGAAGAGTTCTGATTAAAACTGAAAAGTTTTGTTAAAGTATCCGTTTCTTCAACTCCAACTACTACAATAGTAGAAAATACGGTTCTGTTCTTCAAATTATCGGAAGCCTGTAGTTCCAATGTATCCTCTCCTTCGCTCAAACTAAGCTGATATGAAATACTTCCACGAGTACAACTTCCGGTATCGTACTGAAAATAATCGGCAAGCTGTATATTTCTTGGCAGCAATTGACCATTTTTTATTCTTAACGTAAGAGCAAGATTATATGGCACTATTTTATTAAATACATTAATTCCAGATTCATCTTCCAGTAAAGCTGAAAACATAAATTCAGCAGTATTTATAGTATCTCCCATAGAAACACCATTTACAAAGAGTTGAATCGCAGGGCCTACCGTGTCTCCGGGGTTATCGCCACCGGGCATAATCGTAACCGGGGTAGCAGCATTCCCGCAACTTGTATCATTCCAGGCAAATACACTAATTTTCCCATATGCTCCCCACAGTAATGAATCTTGAATCGAATCAAGTTTTGGAATATAGAAACTCTCTTTCCATTTTCCATTTGTTACTTCCGTTATGCCTTCAAATAAAATATCCTCACACAATTGATTATCTACCATCCTGCCGCGCATTTTATATTTAGTATTTCCCTCAATTCCAGGATATCCATGATAAACATAGGTATAATTA harbors:
- a CDS encoding GxxExxY protein, with translation MIKENEVSEKVIGLAIEMHKTLGPGLLESPYEECFCRELTLNKLSFERQIPLPVEYKGVRLDCGYRLDLVVENCVIVELKSIEALLPIHQAQVLTYLKLTGIKVGLLINFNVPILKDGIKRIVNKL
- the lsrF gene encoding 3-hydroxy-5-phosphonooxypentane-2,4-dione thiolase, producing the protein MDWGLSNRINRIFNKETGRTVMLAVDHGYFLGPISGLETPSKTVTPLIEYADSLMLTRGILRTSVKPDNNIPIVLRVSGGTSILDEDLSNEGITTSIKEAVRLNASAVALSIFVGAPNEKETLLNLAKLVDEAEEYGIAVLAVTAVGKNMVRDVRYLALACRIAAEIGAHIVKTYYCEEFEKVIESCPVPIVIAGGKKLPEEEAFKLAYNAIQKGAKGVDMGRNIFQSEYPVAAMKTIKAIVHNGIGLEEACALFNKLKK
- a CDS encoding radical SAM protein; protein product: MYLKVKNKLKTPLVLIYFITNKCNMHCKHCFYWKSLSKDENTLNLEEIGKIAGSLKSPLSSILITGGEPFLHSQIVEICKTFYDKNKPMNFHFMTNGVPSSKIIETTESILKNVNSNLHFQISIDGVEDIHDKIRGKEGCFNEAVKTLKELKKLSTKHPNLTVHILTVVSKLNYKHLVQLSEFTTNVLKIPITFEFARGNELFQNNPLLSKSYNPSSPDKTLLTLDEMKKTYNEIKKIYTLEKSKLAVDLSFSLLGLKKEIELIETNCKIVDCVAGNQIGVLYPDGKVAGCELIESKLNIRDFDLDFHKLWQSKKMDDFRKKIKNCYCIHGCFLQTSLLNSIKYGIFYHPHP